The following coding sequences lie in one Pseudoxanthomonas sp. SE1 genomic window:
- the hemB gene encoding porphobilinogen synthase has translation MAYPYTRPRRMRRDDFSRRLMREHVLTTNDLIYPVFVHEEKGRMPVASMPGVERLSIDELLRVGEEALELGVPVLDLFGVPDPAAKTADGRIAWDEDGIIPRAIRALKARFPELGVMSDQALDPYTTHGQDGLIDDTGYILNDETIEALVKQSLAHAAAGVDILSPSDMMDGRIGAIREALEKAGYINTRIMSYAAKYASAFYGPFRSAVGSAGNLGKGNKFTYQMDPANSNEALHEIALDLDEGADMVMVKPGLPYLDVIRRVKDEFGVPTFAYQVSGEYAMIKAAAANGWLDEKACALEALTAFKRAGADGVLTYFALDAARWLRDG, from the coding sequence ATGGCCTACCCCTACACCCGCCCGCGCCGCATGCGTCGCGACGACTTCTCCCGTCGCCTGATGCGCGAGCACGTGCTGACCACCAACGACCTGATCTATCCCGTGTTCGTGCACGAGGAGAAGGGCCGGATGCCGGTGGCGTCGATGCCGGGCGTCGAGCGCCTGTCCATCGACGAGCTGCTGCGCGTGGGCGAAGAAGCGCTGGAACTGGGCGTGCCCGTGCTGGACCTGTTCGGCGTGCCGGATCCGGCGGCGAAGACCGCCGATGGCCGCATCGCCTGGGACGAGGACGGCATCATCCCGCGCGCGATCCGCGCGCTGAAGGCGCGCTTCCCCGAACTGGGCGTGATGAGCGACCAGGCGCTGGACCCGTACACCACGCACGGACAGGATGGCCTGATCGACGACACCGGCTACATCCTCAACGACGAGACCATCGAGGCGCTTGTGAAGCAATCGCTGGCGCATGCCGCCGCCGGCGTGGACATCCTCTCGCCCAGCGACATGATGGACGGCCGCATCGGCGCGATCCGCGAGGCGCTGGAGAAGGCGGGGTACATCAACACCCGCATCATGTCGTACGCGGCCAAGTACGCCAGCGCGTTCTACGGCCCGTTCCGCAGCGCGGTGGGTAGCGCCGGCAACCTGGGCAAGGGCAACAAGTTCACCTACCAGATGGACCCGGCCAATTCCAACGAAGCGCTGCACGAGATCGCGCTGGACCTGGACGAAGGCGCGGACATGGTGATGGTGAAGCCCGGCCTGCCGTACCTGGATGTGATCCGCCGGGTGAAGGACGAATTCGGCGTGCCGACCTTCGCCTACCAGGTCAGCGGCGAGTACGCGATGATCAAAGCGGCGGCCGCGAACGGCTGGCTGGACGAGAAGGCCTGCGCATTGGAGGCACTCACCGCGTTCAAGCGTGCCGGTGCCGACGGCGTGCTGACCTACTTCGCGCTGGATGCGGCGCGCTGGCTGCGGGACGGCTGA
- a CDS encoding GNAT family N-acetyltransferase, giving the protein MTTEPVIRDADDGDIAAIVALNTSEVRHTSPMDEDRARQLASLSAHLRVATLDGRVVAFLLAMRAGAHYSNDNFGWFAARYRDFLYVDRIVVDAAVQGHRLGSALYGDLFAFARAAGIPCITCEFNVVPPNEPSRLFHARHGFVEAGRQWLDDGRKQVSMQIAELA; this is encoded by the coding sequence GTGACGACCGAGCCCGTAATACGCGATGCGGACGATGGCGACATCGCGGCCATCGTCGCGCTGAACACATCCGAGGTCCGCCACACCAGCCCGATGGACGAAGACAGGGCGCGCCAGTTGGCATCCCTGTCCGCCCACCTGCGCGTGGCGACGCTGGATGGCCGCGTCGTCGCGTTCCTGCTCGCGATGCGCGCCGGCGCCCACTACAGCAACGACAACTTCGGCTGGTTCGCTGCGCGTTACCGGGATTTCCTGTACGTGGACCGCATCGTCGTGGATGCCGCCGTGCAGGGCCATCGTCTCGGGTCGGCGCTCTATGGCGACCTGTTCGCCTTCGCGCGCGCAGCGGGCATACCGTGCATCACCTGCGAGTTCAACGTGGTGCCGCCGAACGAGCCGTCGCGCCTGTTCCATGCGCGGCATGGCTTCGTCGAAGCGGGTCGCCAATGGCTGGATGATGGCCGCAAGCAGGTCTCGATGCAGATCGCCGAGCTCGCCTGA
- a CDS encoding GNAT family N-acetyltransferase produces MSTVVIRDARHDDAAELARLCTLLAYPVDSAAMAGRLATLLASPAHAVMVAASADDDSGLMGMVAAEWRLMIEFGGRAEITALIVDPRARRLGLARGLVDTACDWIRDQGGTDVFVRSNILRPESHAFYPSAGFALAKTQHVYVRRLARAAGD; encoded by the coding sequence GTGAGCACCGTCGTCATCCGCGATGCACGACATGACGATGCAGCGGAGCTGGCGCGGCTGTGCACGCTGCTCGCCTATCCGGTCGACAGCGCCGCGATGGCCGGACGGCTGGCCACCCTGCTGGCATCGCCCGCGCATGCCGTGATGGTCGCCGCCTCAGCAGACGACGACAGCGGCCTGATGGGAATGGTGGCCGCGGAGTGGCGGCTGATGATCGAGTTCGGCGGGCGCGCCGAGATCACGGCATTGATCGTCGACCCGCGGGCGCGACGCCTCGGTCTGGCGCGGGGCCTGGTGGATACGGCCTGCGACTGGATACGGGACCAGGGCGGCACGGACGTCTTCGTGCGCTCCAACATCCTGCGCCCGGAATCGCATGCGTTCTATCCGTCAGCCGGGTTCGCGCTGGCCAAGACCCAGCATGTCTACGTACGACGGCTGGCAAGAGCGGCAGGCGATTGA
- a CDS encoding pteridine-dependent deoxygenase — protein MSSAPDHPPAPQRLAVDYIHAPSPLALLSLPETLAVFGFGALAPATSTIDDPRYLRVPLSPLREAAAPYEVWRATGPVTTGRQGAVRYSHDGALMFGVVEWEEPEGGILHASAHAYAAMAAFWRDSGYPHLLRIWNYFDAITQGEGDGERYRQFCIGRVQGLGDVDTRTLPAATAIGSRDGRRVLQVYWLAAREPGMPLENPRQVSAYRYPREYGPQSPSFARALLPPSHQVPLFLSGTASIVGHASQHADSLRAQLDETLTNLDSLLGAARTHAATLPAHLDASSRLKVYVSDAADADAVAAQLEARLGTRVPWLMLHADVCRRELLVEIEGMHGVGA, from the coding sequence ATGAGCTCCGCCCCCGATCATCCTCCCGCGCCCCAGCGGCTGGCGGTCGACTATATCCATGCCCCTTCCCCCCTCGCGCTGCTCAGCCTGCCGGAAACCCTGGCGGTGTTCGGCTTCGGCGCACTGGCGCCCGCCACTTCGACCATCGACGACCCGCGCTACCTGCGCGTGCCACTCTCGCCCTTGCGCGAAGCCGCGGCCCCGTACGAAGTCTGGCGTGCCACGGGTCCGGTGACCACCGGCCGCCAAGGCGCGGTGCGTTACAGCCATGATGGTGCGCTGATGTTCGGCGTGGTGGAGTGGGAAGAACCCGAAGGCGGCATCCTGCACGCGAGCGCGCATGCATACGCCGCGATGGCCGCCTTCTGGCGCGACAGCGGATACCCGCACCTGCTGCGCATCTGGAACTACTTCGACGCCATCACGCAGGGCGAGGGCGACGGCGAGCGCTACCGGCAATTCTGCATCGGCCGCGTGCAGGGCCTGGGCGATGTCGATACGCGCACGTTGCCCGCCGCCACGGCGATAGGCAGCCGCGATGGCCGCCGCGTGCTGCAGGTCTACTGGCTCGCCGCACGTGAACCGGGCATGCCGCTGGAAAATCCGCGCCAGGTCAGCGCCTACCGCTATCCGCGCGAATACGGCCCGCAATCCCCGAGCTTCGCGCGCGCGCTGCTGCCGCCGTCGCACCAGGTACCCCTGTTCCTGTCCGGCACCGCCAGCATCGTCGGCCACGCGTCGCAGCACGCGGACTCGTTGCGCGCGCAGCTGGACGAGACACTCACCAACCTCGACAGCCTGCTGGGCGCGGCACGCACGCACGCGGCGACACTGCCGGCGCATCTGGATGCGAGCTCGCGCCTGAAGGTCTACGTAAGCGATGCCGCCGACGCAGACGCCGTGGCCGCGCAACTCGAAGCCCGCCTGGGCACGCGCGTGCCGTGGCTGATGCTGCATGCCGACGTCTGCCGGCGCGAGCTGCTGGTCGAGATCGAGGGCATGCACGGCGTGGGTGCTTGA
- a CDS encoding TIGR00645 family protein — protein MTLPPSPRPNFLPNLIFASRWLQLPLYLGLIVAQCVYVFLFGKELWHLIHRAPGLGEQEIMLIVLGLIDVVMISNLLVMVIVGGYETFVSRLRLEGHPDQPEWLSHVNASVLKVKLAMAIIGISSIHLLKTFIAAGALNGLPFCTPAQLAQMKAEMAITSTQCTQLTPDGVLWQTIIHCVFILSAIGIAWTDKLMNGGAPAKHAAH, from the coding sequence ATGACGCTTCCGCCCAGCCCTCGCCCCAACTTCCTGCCCAACCTGATCTTTGCGTCGCGCTGGCTGCAGCTGCCGCTGTACTTGGGCCTGATCGTGGCGCAGTGCGTCTACGTGTTCCTGTTCGGCAAGGAACTCTGGCACCTGATCCACCGCGCGCCCGGATTGGGCGAGCAGGAAATCATGCTGATCGTGCTGGGTCTGATCGACGTCGTGATGATCTCCAACCTGCTGGTCATGGTGATCGTCGGTGGCTACGAGACCTTCGTGTCGCGCCTGCGCCTGGAAGGCCACCCGGACCAGCCGGAGTGGCTGAGCCACGTCAATGCGTCCGTGTTGAAGGTCAAGCTGGCGATGGCGATCATCGGCATCTCGTCGATCCACCTGCTGAAAACCTTCATCGCGGCCGGTGCCTTGAACGGCCTTCCGTTCTGCACGCCCGCGCAACTGGCTCAAATGAAGGCGGAGATGGCCATCACCAGCACGCAGTGCACGCAGCTGACGCCGGACGGCGTGCTCTGGCAGACCATCATCCATTGCGTCTTCATTCTGTCGGCGATCGGCATTGCTTGGACCGACAAGTTGATGAACGGCGGCGCGCCCGCCAAGCACGCCGCGCACTGA
- the uvrD gene encoding DNA helicase II produces the protein MDVSHLLDDLNPAQRDAVSAEPGHYLVLAGAGSGKTRVLTHRIAWLNEVHGVPTHGILAVTFTNKAAGEMRARADVQLRNGSRGMWIGTFHGLAHRLLRLHWQEAKLPETFQVLDSDDQQRLVKRVVQGMELDEGKYPPKQLTWWINEQKDEGRRPDHIQPAPNDDWLDVRRQVYAGYQERCDRAGLVDFAELLLRAHELLRDTPALLAHYRTRFREILVDEFQDTNAIQYAFVRVLAGDTGHVFVVGDDDQSIYGWRGAKVENMQQFLRDHPSARTIRLEQNYRSSANILGAANAVIAHNPGRIGKQLWTDTGDGEPIDLYAAYNEMDEARFVVERIRQWVRDGGSLGDAAILYRSNAQSRAFEEALLSEQVPYRVYGGMRFFERAEIKDALAYLRLMANRADDAAFERVVNTPTRGIGERTLDEVRRLARGARVSLWGAAMLAAQGSDLAGRARNALAAFAALVDQLAEETAEMTLAERVDHVLARSGLREHWARESRGGLDSESRTENLDELVSVASRFVRREDIAAEEDGQEGMSELVAFLSYAALEAGEGQVEAGEDGVQLMTLHSAKGLEFPLVFLAGLEEGLFPSNRSLDESGRLEEERRLAYVGITRARQKLVLSYAEARRLHGQDMYGIPSRFLREIPAHLLNEVRPRVQVSRPASGFATRVTPGHASLEAPGLKLGQTVTHAKFGQGVVTDYEGSGAHARVQVNFDSEGSKWLVMAYANLQAV, from the coding sequence ATGGATGTTTCCCACCTGCTCGACGACCTGAATCCCGCCCAGCGCGACGCCGTCTCCGCCGAACCCGGGCATTACCTGGTCCTGGCCGGCGCCGGCTCCGGCAAGACCCGCGTGCTGACCCACCGCATCGCCTGGCTCAACGAAGTCCACGGCGTGCCGACCCACGGCATCCTGGCGGTGACGTTCACCAACAAGGCCGCCGGCGAGATGCGTGCGCGCGCCGACGTGCAGCTGCGCAACGGCAGCCGCGGCATGTGGATCGGCACCTTCCACGGCCTCGCGCACCGCCTGCTGCGGCTGCACTGGCAGGAAGCGAAGCTGCCGGAAACGTTCCAGGTGCTGGACAGCGACGACCAACAGCGCCTGGTCAAGCGCGTCGTCCAGGGGATGGAGCTGGACGAGGGCAAGTACCCGCCCAAGCAGCTCACCTGGTGGATCAACGAGCAGAAGGACGAAGGCCGCCGGCCCGACCACATCCAGCCGGCGCCGAACGACGACTGGCTCGACGTGCGTCGCCAGGTCTACGCCGGCTACCAGGAACGCTGCGACCGCGCCGGGCTGGTGGATTTCGCCGAACTGCTGCTGCGCGCGCACGAGCTGCTGCGCGACACGCCGGCCCTGCTGGCGCATTACCGCACGCGCTTCCGCGAGATCCTGGTGGACGAGTTCCAGGACACCAACGCCATCCAGTACGCGTTCGTCCGTGTGCTCGCAGGCGATACGGGACACGTGTTCGTGGTCGGCGACGACGACCAGAGCATCTACGGCTGGCGCGGCGCGAAAGTCGAGAACATGCAGCAGTTCCTGCGCGACCATCCGTCCGCGCGGACGATCCGGCTGGAACAGAATTACCGCTCCAGCGCCAACATCCTGGGCGCGGCCAACGCGGTGATCGCGCACAACCCCGGCCGGATCGGCAAGCAGCTGTGGACCGATACCGGCGACGGCGAGCCGATCGACTTGTACGCCGCCTACAACGAGATGGACGAAGCCCGCTTCGTCGTCGAGCGCATCCGCCAATGGGTGCGCGACGGCGGCAGCCTGGGCGACGCCGCCATCCTCTACCGCAGCAACGCACAGTCGCGTGCCTTCGAAGAGGCGCTGCTGTCCGAACAGGTGCCTTACCGCGTGTATGGCGGCATGCGCTTCTTCGAGCGCGCCGAAATCAAGGACGCGCTGGCCTACCTGCGCCTGATGGCCAACCGCGCCGACGACGCGGCGTTCGAGCGCGTGGTCAACACGCCCACGCGCGGCATCGGCGAGCGCACGCTGGACGAAGTACGAAGGCTGGCGCGCGGTGCACGCGTGTCGTTGTGGGGCGCAGCGATGCTGGCCGCGCAGGGCAGTGACCTGGCCGGGCGTGCGCGCAACGCGCTGGCCGCGTTCGCCGCACTGGTCGACCAGCTGGCCGAGGAAACCGCGGAGATGACGCTGGCCGAGCGCGTGGACCACGTGCTGGCACGCTCCGGCCTGCGCGAGCACTGGGCACGCGAGAGCCGCGGCGGGCTGGATTCCGAATCCCGCACCGAGAACCTCGACGAACTGGTGTCGGTCGCCTCGCGCTTCGTGCGCCGCGAAGACATCGCCGCCGAGGAAGACGGCCAGGAGGGCATGAGCGAGCTGGTCGCCTTCCTGTCCTACGCCGCGCTGGAGGCGGGCGAAGGCCAGGTCGAGGCCGGCGAGGACGGCGTGCAGCTGATGACGCTGCATTCGGCCAAGGGCCTGGAATTCCCGCTGGTGTTCCTCGCGGGGCTGGAAGAGGGACTGTTCCCCAGCAACCGCTCGCTGGACGAGAGCGGACGGCTGGAGGAAGAGCGGCGGCTCGCTTATGTCGGCATCACCCGTGCGCGGCAGAAGCTGGTGTTGAGCTATGCCGAAGCGCGTCGCCTGCACGGCCAGGACATGTACGGCATCCCGTCGCGCTTCCTGCGCGAGATTCCCGCCCACCTGCTCAACGAAGTGCGTCCTCGCGTGCAGGTCAGCCGGCCGGCCTCCGGCTTCGCCACCCGGGTGACGCCCGGCCACGCCAGCCTGGAAGCGCCAGGCCTCAAGCTGGGCCAGACCGTCACCCACGCCAAGTTCGGCCAGGGTGTGGTGACCGACTACGAGGGCAGCGGCGCGCACGCGCGCGTGCAGGTCAATTTCGACAGCGAAGGCAGCAAGTGGCTGGTGATGGCCTACGCGAACCTGCAGGCCGTGTAA
- a CDS encoding glutathione binding-like protein: MIDLYYWPTPNGHKITLMLEELAEAGAKLDYRIVPVDIGKGDQFKPEYLAFSPNNKMPAIIDHAPADGGAPISVFESGAILLYLANKTGRFFGADTRQKVTVNQWLMWQMAGLGPMSGQYGHFTVYAPEKIPYAIDRYTREVQRLLGVLDGQLAKHAYVAGEDYSIADMAIHPWVNAYDKAPLDMSPYPHLQRWHADVAARPAVQRAYALKTQVNPDAGKPLTDEERKHLFGR; the protein is encoded by the coding sequence ATGATCGACCTCTATTACTGGCCCACGCCGAACGGCCACAAGATCACGCTGATGCTGGAAGAACTGGCCGAGGCAGGCGCGAAGCTCGACTACCGCATCGTGCCGGTCGACATCGGCAAGGGCGACCAGTTCAAGCCGGAATACCTGGCGTTCTCGCCCAACAACAAGATGCCGGCCATCATCGACCATGCCCCCGCCGACGGCGGCGCGCCGATCAGCGTATTCGAATCCGGCGCCATCCTGCTTTACCTGGCCAACAAGACCGGGCGCTTCTTCGGCGCCGATACGCGGCAGAAAGTCACCGTGAACCAGTGGCTGATGTGGCAGATGGCCGGCCTGGGCCCGATGAGCGGGCAGTACGGCCACTTCACCGTGTACGCGCCGGAGAAGATCCCGTATGCCATCGACCGTTACACCCGCGAGGTGCAGCGCCTGCTTGGCGTGCTGGATGGGCAGCTGGCGAAGCATGCGTACGTGGCCGGCGAGGATTACAGCATCGCCGACATGGCGATCCATCCGTGGGTCAACGCCTACGACAAGGCGCCACTGGATATGTCACCGTATCCCCACCTGCAGCGCTGGCATGCGGACGTGGCCGCGCGACCGGCCGTGCAACGTGCGTATGCGTTGAAGACACAGGTCAATCCCGACGCCGGCAAGCCGCTGACCGACGAAGAGCGCAAGCACCTGTTCGGCCGGTAG
- a CDS encoding universal stress protein, protein MYRHILIATDGSELAGKGVEHGLALATRLQARATVLTVSEPINTGFDDGLGWSAMGTSLPEFQAAREEAARKVLDAAAAQAATHGVEAQCLHVTDRYAAEAIVETAERQGCDLIVMASHGRRALGRLLLGSQTSEVLARCGVPVLVIR, encoded by the coding sequence ATGTACCGGCATATCCTGATTGCGACCGACGGCTCCGAACTGGCAGGCAAGGGCGTGGAACATGGTCTGGCGCTGGCGACGCGCCTGCAGGCCAGGGCGACCGTGTTGACCGTCAGCGAACCCATCAATACCGGCTTCGACGACGGCCTGGGCTGGAGTGCAATGGGGACCTCGCTCCCCGAATTCCAGGCGGCCCGGGAGGAGGCGGCACGCAAGGTGCTGGACGCGGCGGCTGCACAGGCGGCCACGCATGGCGTGGAGGCGCAGTGCCTGCACGTGACCGACCGGTACGCGGCGGAAGCCATCGTCGAAACCGCCGAGCGCCAAGGCTGCGACCTGATCGTCATGGCCTCGCATGGCCGGCGCGCGCTGGGACGCCTGTTGCTGGGCAGCCAGACCAGCGAAGTGCTGGCTCGCTGCGGCGTACCGGTGCTGGTGATCCGCTGA
- a CDS encoding cytochrome c oxidase assembly factor Coa1 family protein, with protein sequence MTAFPPPMPTAAKAGWWSRNWKWCVPVLAVVVLASFLAFIAGLMTLIFGAMKSSEPYRHAMARAQADAAVVAALGTPIKPGWSVQGSLDSSGPGGEAELAIPLDGSKTDGTLFVVAEKRAGEWHYETLAVNVDGGERIVLEADNGGPASP encoded by the coding sequence ATGACCGCTTTCCCGCCACCGATGCCCACCGCCGCGAAAGCAGGCTGGTGGAGCCGTAACTGGAAATGGTGCGTGCCCGTGCTGGCGGTGGTGGTGCTGGCCTCGTTCCTCGCCTTCATCGCCGGGCTGATGACGCTGATCTTCGGCGCGATGAAATCCTCGGAGCCCTACCGGCATGCGATGGCGCGGGCGCAGGCCGATGCGGCCGTGGTCGCCGCACTGGGCACCCCGATCAAGCCCGGCTGGTCCGTGCAGGGCAGCCTCGACAGCAGCGGACCGGGCGGCGAAGCCGAACTGGCGATTCCGCTCGATGGCAGCAAGACCGACGGCACGCTGTTCGTGGTGGCGGAGAAGCGCGCCGGCGAATGGCACTACGAAACGCTGGCGGTCAACGTGGACGGTGGGGAGCGGATCGTGCTGGAAGCCGACAACGGCGGTCCTGCGTCTCCCTGA
- a CDS encoding outer membrane beta-barrel protein, whose protein sequence is MTPLFRCLPLVLAAFAVHAQAQSISPAYEAFRKKEAPQPAAAQPVTPATQAAAPQPASPAPAPTYQAPAHVSPAPVREEQEDGGFFVGVQAGQGWIYEDVEQDAVAVSAGYRWQAGPWAQVGVELSGGRLDETTDGDWRFAKATYRAIGANARMNFGDSPWFATVRGGYFDAEVDGADEEFDADGGYAGIAIGVDINRHLNISLGYTAFVYADDYTYNDCDDDLDCDFNRADTVMLGVEARF, encoded by the coding sequence ATGACGCCGTTGTTCCGTTGCTTGCCACTCGTGCTGGCCGCGTTCGCTGTGCACGCACAGGCGCAGTCCATCTCGCCAGCCTATGAAGCCTTCCGCAAGAAGGAGGCGCCCCAGCCCGCCGCCGCCCAGCCCGTGACGCCGGCAACGCAGGCCGCCGCCCCTCAGCCCGCATCGCCGGCCCCTGCGCCGACGTACCAGGCACCAGCCCATGTTTCGCCCGCGCCTGTCCGGGAAGAGCAGGAAGACGGCGGCTTCTTCGTCGGGGTGCAGGCCGGCCAGGGCTGGATCTACGAAGACGTCGAACAGGATGCCGTCGCCGTGAGCGCGGGTTACCGCTGGCAGGCGGGTCCGTGGGCGCAGGTGGGCGTGGAACTGTCGGGTGGCCGCCTGGACGAGACCACCGATGGCGACTGGCGGTTCGCGAAGGCGACCTACAGGGCCATCGGCGCGAATGCACGCATGAACTTCGGCGACAGCCCGTGGTTCGCCACCGTGCGCGGCGGCTACTTCGACGCCGAGGTTGACGGCGCCGACGAGGAATTCGACGCCGACGGAGGCTACGCCGGCATCGCCATCGGCGTAGACATCAATCGCCACCTCAACATCAGCCTCGGCTATACCGCGTTCGTCTACGCCGACGACTACACCTACAACGACTGCGACGACGACCTCGACTGCGACTTCAACCGTGCCGACACCGTGATGCTGGGTGTCGAAGCGCGCTTCTGA
- a CDS encoding S9 family peptidase — translation MRLALFALMTFATALPAHAEKLTLEAITGSAPLTGPTLTKPQVAPDGSRVTFLRGKDSDRNRLDLWEYDIASGQTRLLVDSSVVLPGEEVLSDEEKARRERQRIAALSGIVDYQWSPDGKALLFPLGGELYFYDLAKSGKDAVRKLTDGGGFATDPKLSPKGGFVSFIRDRNLWVIALVDGKEVQLTRDGSDTIGNGVAEFVADEEMDRHTGYWWAPDDSAIAFARIDETPVPVQKRYEVYPDRTDVVEQRYPAAGDHNVLVQLGVIVPKTGAKPQWIDLGTEKDIYLARVDWRDPQRLTFQRQSRDQKELELIETTLATGQQRTLVTETSKTWVPLHSDLRFLKDGRFLWSSERSGFEHLYVASEDGSKLTALTQGEWVVDSLLALDEAAGVAYVSGTRDSAAEQHVYAVPLAGGEPRRLSQAPGMHAAAFARNASVFVDSWSSDTTLPQIELFKADGTKLATLLANDVTDAAHPYAKYRTTHQPTAYGTLTAADGTTPLHYSLIKPADFDPKKKYPVVVFVYGGPAAQTVTRAWPGRSDSFFNQYLAQRGYVVFSLDNRGTPRRGAAFGGALYGRQGTVEVDDQLRGVEWLTSQAFVDPARIGVYGWSNGGYMTLMLLAKHSQAYACGVSGAPVTDWALYDTHYTERYMDLPKANEAGYREASVFTHLDGIGAGKLLLIHGMADDNVLFTNSTKLMSDLQKRGTPFELMTYPGAKHGLRGSDLLHRYRLTEDFFARCLKP, via the coding sequence ATGCGCCTTGCCCTGTTCGCCCTGATGACCTTCGCCACCGCCCTGCCCGCCCACGCCGAGAAGCTCACGCTGGAAGCCATCACCGGCAGCGCACCGCTGACCGGACCGACACTGACCAAACCGCAAGTTGCGCCGGACGGATCGCGGGTGACGTTCCTGCGCGGCAAGGACAGCGACCGCAACCGGCTGGACCTGTGGGAATACGACATCGCGAGCGGCCAGACGCGCCTGCTGGTGGACTCCTCCGTGGTGCTGCCAGGCGAAGAAGTCCTGAGCGACGAGGAAAAAGCGCGCCGCGAGCGCCAGCGCATCGCCGCGCTCTCGGGCATCGTCGATTACCAATGGTCGCCGGACGGCAAGGCATTGTTGTTCCCGCTCGGCGGCGAGCTGTACTTCTATGACCTTGCAAAGTCCGGCAAGGACGCAGTGCGCAAGCTCACGGACGGCGGCGGGTTCGCGACCGATCCGAAGCTCTCGCCGAAAGGCGGCTTCGTCAGCTTCATCCGCGATCGCAACCTGTGGGTCATCGCCTTGGTCGACGGCAAGGAAGTGCAGCTGACCCGCGATGGCAGCGACACGATCGGCAACGGCGTGGCCGAATTCGTCGCCGACGAGGAAATGGACCGCCACACCGGTTACTGGTGGGCGCCGGACGATTCGGCCATCGCGTTCGCGCGTATCGACGAAACGCCCGTGCCGGTACAGAAGCGCTACGAGGTCTATCCCGACCGCACGGACGTGGTCGAGCAGCGCTACCCGGCTGCCGGCGATCACAACGTGCTGGTGCAGCTGGGCGTGATCGTGCCGAAGACCGGTGCCAAGCCGCAGTGGATAGACCTGGGCACCGAGAAGGACATCTACCTGGCCCGCGTGGACTGGCGTGATCCGCAGCGCCTGACGTTCCAGCGCCAGTCGCGCGACCAGAAGGAGCTCGAACTGATCGAGACCACGCTGGCGACCGGCCAGCAGCGCACGCTGGTGACGGAAACGTCGAAGACATGGGTGCCGCTGCACAGCGACCTGCGCTTCCTGAAGGACGGGCGCTTCCTGTGGTCGTCGGAGCGCAGCGGGTTCGAGCATCTGTATGTCGCGTCGGAAGACGGATCGAAGTTGACCGCGCTGACGCAAGGCGAATGGGTCGTCGACAGCCTGTTGGCCCTCGATGAAGCCGCAGGCGTGGCCTATGTCAGCGGTACCCGCGACAGCGCCGCCGAGCAGCACGTCTACGCCGTGCCGTTGGCCGGTGGCGAGCCGCGACGACTGAGCCAGGCACCGGGCATGCATGCGGCCGCCTTCGCGCGCAACGCCAGTGTCTTCGTCGACAGCTGGTCCAGCGACACCACGCTACCGCAGATCGAACTGTTCAAGGCCGATGGCACGAAGCTGGCGACACTGCTGGCCAACGATGTGACCGATGCCGCGCATCCCTACGCGAAGTACCGCACGACGCACCAGCCCACCGCCTACGGCACGCTGACTGCGGCCGACGGCACCACGCCCCTGCACTACAGCCTGATCAAGCCGGCCGATTTCGATCCGAAGAAGAAGTACCCGGTCGTGGTTTTCGTCTACGGCGGTCCCGCCGCGCAGACCGTCACCCGCGCATGGCCCGGCCGCAGCGACAGCTTCTTCAACCAGTACCTGGCCCAGCGGGGCTACGTGGTGTTCTCGCTGGACAACCGCGGCACGCCGCGGCGCGGCGCGGCCTTCGGCGGCGCGCTCTACGGCAGGCAAGGCACCGTGGAAGTGGACGACCAGTTGCGCGGCGTCGAATGGCTCACGTCGCAGGCATTCGTCGATCCCGCGCGCATCGGCGTGTACGGCTGGTCCAATGGCGGCTACATGACGCTGATGCTGCTGGCCAAACACAGCCAGGCTTATGCCTGCGGCGTGTCCGGCGCGCCGGTGACGGACTGGGCGCTGTACGACACCCACTACACCGAGCGCTACATGGACCTGCCGAAGGCGAACGAGGCGGGCTATCGCGAGGCCAGCGTGTTCACCCACCTTGACGGCATCGGCGCCGGCAAGCTGCTGCTGATCCACGGCATGGCCGACGACAACGTGCTGTTCACCAACTCGACCAAGCTGATGAGTGACCTGCAGAAGCGCGGCACGCCGTTCGAGCTGATGACCTACCCGGGCGCCAAGCACGGCCTGCGCGGCAGCGACCTGCTGCACCGCTACCGGCTGACCGAGGATTTCTTCGCCCGCTGCCTGAAGCCCTGA